From Rutidosis leptorrhynchoides isolate AG116_Rl617_1_P2 chromosome 3, CSIRO_AGI_Rlap_v1, whole genome shotgun sequence, a single genomic window includes:
- the LOC139898913 gene encoding DNA-directed RNA polymerases II, IV and V subunit 6A-like isoform X1 yields the protein MADDDYDMETGGYDDEPVEPELDEGAEEEIDGDKQEEEDVPDPLLGDNNEYEVGEPDEKSRKTIKYMTKYERARILGTRALQISMNAPVMVELEGETDPLEIAMKELRQRKIPFTIRRYLPDGSFEDSGVDELIVEDSWKRQVGGD from the exons ATGGCCGACGATGATTATGATATGGAAACCGGAGG ATACGACGATGAGCCAGTGGAACCTGAACTCGAT GAAGGTGCTGAGGAAGAAATTGATGGAGATAAACAGGAAGAGGAAGATGTTCCTGATCCACTTTTAGGTGATAATAATGAATATGAAGTAGGCGAACCTGATGAAAAATCCAGGAAAACTATCAAATATATGACCAAGTATGAAAGAGCTAGAATCTTGGGTACTCGCGCTCTGCAAATCAG CATGAATGCTCCAGTGATGGTTGAGTTGGAGGGTGAAACCGACCCCCTTGAG ATTGCTATGAAGGAGCTTAGGCAACGAAAGATACCCTTCACCATTCGTCGATATCTACCGGATGGAAG CTTTGAAGACTCGGGTGTTGATGAACTAATCGTGGAGGACTCTTGGAAGAGACAGGTCGGCGGCGACTAA
- the LOC139898913 gene encoding DNA-directed RNA polymerases II, IV and V subunit 6A-like isoform X2, with protein sequence MADDDYDMETGGYDDEPVEPELDEGAEEEIDGDKQEEEDVPDPLLGDNNEYEVGEPDEKSRKTIKYMTKYERARILGTRALQISMNAPVMVELEGETDPLEELRQRKIPFTIRRYLPDGSFEDSGVDELIVEDSWKRQVGGD encoded by the exons ATGGCCGACGATGATTATGATATGGAAACCGGAGG ATACGACGATGAGCCAGTGGAACCTGAACTCGAT GAAGGTGCTGAGGAAGAAATTGATGGAGATAAACAGGAAGAGGAAGATGTTCCTGATCCACTTTTAGGTGATAATAATGAATATGAAGTAGGCGAACCTGATGAAAAATCCAGGAAAACTATCAAATATATGACCAAGTATGAAAGAGCTAGAATCTTGGGTACTCGCGCTCTGCAAATCAG CATGAATGCTCCAGTGATGGTTGAGTTGGAGGGTGAAACCGACCCCCTTGAG GAGCTTAGGCAACGAAAGATACCCTTCACCATTCGTCGATATCTACCGGATGGAAG CTTTGAAGACTCGGGTGTTGATGAACTAATCGTGGAGGACTCTTGGAAGAGACAGGTCGGCGGCGACTAA
- the LOC139898914 gene encoding leucine-rich repeat receptor-like tyrosine-protein kinase PXC3, giving the protein MPSGRIYFVKKVNWRDKMVQLGSHLFEQELDIIGSLRNSSMMIPLGYALTTNSAYMLYEYSEKGNLFYALHGSLGSELDWTNRYSIAIGIANGLDFLHEVPSGPIILLDLSSKVIMLKSLNEPLIGDIELSKVIDPSKSTGNLTVLAGSVGYVPPEYAYTMRVTTAGNVYSFGVILLELLTGKTALSEGSELAKWVCSHLDNVDEVLDPTVSQTSEATRSMMLMVLKVALACVDVSPDARPEMKSVLCMLLDARN; this is encoded by the exons ATGCCGTCAGGTAGGATCTACTTTGTTAAAAAGGTTAACTGGAGGGACAAGATGGTCCAACTTGGTAGCCATTTGTTTGAACAAGAACTAGATATTATTGGAAGCTTGAGAAATTCAAGTATGATGATCCCTTTAGGGTATGCGTTAACTACCAATAGTGCGTATATGTTATATGAATATAGCGAAAAAGGAAATCTTTTTTATGCTCTTCATGGAAGTTTAGGTAGTGAATTGGATTGGACAAATCGGTACAGCATTGCAATTGGTATCGCTAACGGACTGGATTTTCTTCACGAAGTCCCGTCAGGTCCAATTATACTTCTTGATCTTTCAAGTAAAGTGATTATGTTGAAGTCGTTGAACGAGCCTTTGATTGGAGATATAGAGTTATCTAAAGTTATCGATCCTTCAAAGAGTACAGGCAACCTTACTGTTCTTGCTGGTTCTGTTGGTTATGTTCCTCCAG AGTACGCATACACAATGAGGGTGACGACGGCAGGAAATGTGTACAGTTTTGGTGTGATTTTACTTGAACTATTGACAGGAAAGACAGCACTTAGTGAAGGATCTGAATTAGCCAAGTGGGTGTGTAGCCACTTAGATAACGTGGACGAGGTACTTGACCCAACCGTAAGCCAGACATCAGAAGCTACAAGATCGATGATGTTGATGGTCCTAAAGGTTGCTTTAGCCTGTGTAGATGTCTCTCCTGACGCAAGACCCGAAATGAAGAGTGTGCTATGCATGCTACTCGATGCACGAAACTGA